A window of Lepus europaeus isolate LE1 chromosome 11, mLepTim1.pri, whole genome shotgun sequence contains these coding sequences:
- the CIDEB gene encoding lipid transferase CIDEB has translation MEYLSALKPSAEGLLRSVSNMSSEFGRWVWTSAPPPRPFRVCDHKRTIRKGLTATTRQELLDKALETLLLRGEPTLVLEEDGTAVESEDFFQLLEDDTCLMVLDSGQSWSPVRSGVLSYGLGREKPKHSKDIARITFDVYKQNPRDLFGSLNIKATFYGLYTMSCDFQGLGPKKVLREFLRWTSTLLQGLGQLLLGISSTLRHLVEGAEQWQRQGRLRS, from the exons ATGGAGTACCTCTCAGCCCTGAAGCCCTCAGCAGAGGGCCTACTGAG GTCAGTATCTAATATGAGCTCCGAGTTCGGCCGCTGGGTCTGGACCTCAGCACCCCCACCACGGCCTTTCCGTGTCTGTGATCACAAGCGCACCATCCGGAAGGGGCTGACAGCTACCACCCGCCAAGAACTGCTTGATAAG GCCCTGGAGACCCTGCTGCTGCGAGGAGAGCCAACACTGGTGCTAGAGGAGGATGGGACGGCTGTGGAGAGTGAGGACTTCTTCCAGCTCTTGGAGGATGACACCTGCCTGATGGTGCTGGATTCCGGGCAGAGCTGGAGCCCCGTCAGG AGCGGGGTGCTGTCCTACGGCCTGGGCCGGGAGAAGCCGAAGCACAGCAAGGACATCGCTCGCATCACCTTTGACGTGTACAAGCAAAACCCTCGAGACCTCTTTGGCAGCCTGAACATCAAAGCCACTTTCTACGGGCTCTACACCATGAGTTGTGActtccaaggacttggccccAAAAAAGTACTCAG GGAGTTCCTGCGTTGGACCTCCACGCTGCTGCAAGGCCTGGGCCAACTGCTGCTGGGAATTTCCTCAACCCTTCGCCACTTAGTGGAGGGGGCGGAGCAGTGGCAGCGGCAGGGTCGCCTCCGCTCCTGA
- the LTB4R2 gene encoding leukotriene B4 receptor 2: MMPCYRPPGNETLLSWKASRATGMAFLLAAALLGLPGNGFVVWSLVGWRPARGRPLAATLVLHLALADGAVLLLTPLFVAFLAGQAWPLGQVGCKAVYYVCALSMYASVLLTGLLSLQRCLAVTHPFLAPRLRSPALARRLLLAVWLAALLLALPAAVYRHLWGDRICQLCHPSPAHAAAHLSLETLTAFVLPFGLVLGCYGVTLARLRAARWRSGRRGTRVGRLVSAIVLAFGLLWAPYHAVNLVQAAAALAPPEGTLARLGGAGQAARAGTTALAFFSSSVNPLLYVFTAGDLLPRAGPRFLMKLFEGSGETRGGSRSREGTMELRTTPRLQVVGQGQDNGDPGGGRQRDSLDWDL; the protein is encoded by the coding sequence ATGATGCCGTGCTACCGTCCACCGGGGAACGAGACGCTGCTGAGCTGGAAGGCCTCGCGGGCCACGGGCATGGCCTTCCTGCTCGCGGCGGCGCTGCTGGGGCTGCCGGGCAACGGCTTCGTAGTGTGGAGCTTGGTGGGCTGGCGGCCGGCGCGGGGGCGGCCGCTGGCGGCCACGCTGGTGCTGCACCTGGCGCTGGCCGACGGCGCGGTGCTGCTGCTCACGCCGCTCTTCGTGGCCTTCCTGGCGGGCCAGGCGTGGCCGCTGGGCCAGGTGGGCTGCAAGGCGGTGTACTACGTGTGCGCGCTCAGCATGTACGCCAGCGTGCTGCTCACCGGGCtgctcagcctgcagcgctgccTGGCCGTCACTCACCCCTTCCTGGCGCCGCGGCTGCGCAGCCCGGCCCTGGCCCGCCGCCTGCTGCTGGCCGTTTGGCTGGCCGCCCTGCTCCTCGCCCTGCCGGCCGCCGTCTACCGCCACCTCTGGGGGGACCGCATATGCCAGCTGTGCCACCCATCGCCGGCGCACGCCGCCGCGCACCTGAGCCTGGAGACTCTGACGGCCTTCGTGCTGCCTTTCGGGCTGGTGCTCGGCTGCTACGGCGTGACGCTGGCGCGGCTGCGGGCCGCGCGCTGGCGCTCCGGGCGCCGTGGCACCCGCGTGGGCCGGCTCGTGAGCGCCATCGTGCTGGCCTTCGGCTTGCTCTGGGCCCCCTACCACGCGGTCAACCTGGTGCAGGCGGCCGCCGCGCTGGCTCCGCCCGAGGGGACCTTGGCCAGGCTCGGCGGCGCGGGCCAGGCGGCGCGGGCGGGCACCACGGCCTTGGCCTTCTTCAGCTCCAGCGTCAACCCGCTGCTTTACGTCTTCACCGCCGGGGACCTGCTGCCCCGCGCGGGTCCGCGCTTCCTCATGAAGCTCTTCGAGGGCTCCGGGGAGACCCGAGGGGGCAGCCGCTCTAGGGAAGGGACCATGGAGCTCCGAACGACTCCTCGCCTACAGGtggtgggccagggccaggacaaCGGGGACCCTGGGGGCGGGCGGCAAAGGGACAGTCTGGATTGGGACCTTTGA
- the NOP9 gene encoding nucleolar protein 9 — translation MGLGPRSPHKAGRRLPAGSKRGRGAQASGRAPPGRRQQPRQLPDGRSEPALDAYPHLSPEALGYFRRALSALKEAPETGEERELMVNNILKEVEAQALALATNRTGSEMLQELLGFSPLKPLCRVWAALRPNLRFVACHRCGVHVMQSALLQLPRLLGSPAEKEEVEDGEEEEEEEEAAAAGKAGTLETLEELVLGLAAEVCDDFLFYCGDTHGSFVVRTLLQVLGGALLESDRARPRGSQSSEAQRAPARECKPTEFEVPEAFLNCLKDLSSCFLKDIAVFITDKISSFCLQVALQILHRKLPQCCAHLCNAVIGYLSTRNSSADGSPLLLFLRDQTSSRLLEQVLLVSDPPRLQSLCKDHLQGQLQTLAAHPIANFPLQRLLDAITTPELLSPVFEELSPALEAILAQGHPGVVVALVGACRRVGAHQAKVLQLLLEAFHCAEPSSRQVACVPLFATLMAYEVYYGLMEEEGSEPAEHQEEVAAARALGEVTVLGSLLLQHLLHFSNPGLILRSLSALTGPQLLALAQSPAGSHVLDAILTSPSVTRKQRRRVLRTLKGQYVALACSRHGSRVLDAIWSGAALGARKEIAAELGEQNQELIRDPFGHHVARNVALTTFLKRREAWEQQQSAVAKRRRALNSILED, via the exons ATGGGGCTGGGTCCGCGCTCCCCCCACAAGGCGGGGCGCCGACTCCCCGCTGGCAGCAAACGGGGGCGCGGGGCCCAGGCGTCGGGGCGCGCCCCACCAGGCCGCAGACAGCAGCCGCGGCAGCTTCCTGACGGGCGCTCGGAGCCAGCTTTAGATGCCTACCCCCACCTGAGCCCCGAAGCCTTGGGGTATTTCCGCCGGGCTCTGTCCGCGCTGAAAGAGGCTCCTGAGACCGGGGAAGAACGAG AGCTGATGGTGAACAATATTTTGAAGGAAGTGGAGGCTCAGGCCCTAGCATTGGCCACAAACAGGACTGGCAGTGAGATGCTGCAGGAACTGTTGGGGTTCAGTCCCTTGAAACCTCTCTGTCGAGTATGGGCTGCTCTGCGCCCCAACTTACGCTTTGTGGCCTGTCATCGGTGTGGGGTCCATGTGATGCAGAGTGCTTTGCTGCAGCTGCCGCGCTTGCTAGGAAGTCCTgcagagaaggaggaggtggaggacggggaggaggaggaagaggaggaggaggcggcggcggctgggAAGGCTGGTACCTTGGAGACTTTGGAGGAGCTGGTCCTGGGACTCGCCGCTGAGGTGTGTgatgattttcttttctactgTGGAGACACACATGGCAGCTTCGTGGTCAGAACTCTACTGCAAGTGTTAGGAGGGGCTCTTCTGGAGTCTGACAGAGCCAGGCCCCGTGGTTCCCAATCTTCAG AAGCACAAAGGGCCCCAGCTCGAGAGTGCAAGCCAACTGAGTTTGAGGTTCCTGAAGCCTTCTTGAATTGCCTTAAGGACCTGAGCTCCTGCTTTCTGAAGGACATTGCTG TGTTTATCACTGACAAGATATCCAGCTTCTGCCTTCAAGTAGCCTTACAGATCTTACACCGCAAACTCCCCCAGTGTTGTGCCCATCTCTGCAATGCTGTGATTGGCTATCTGAGTACTCGCAATTCCTCAGCAGACGGCAG CCCCTTGCTGCTGTTTCTGCGGGATCAGacgagctccagactcctggagcAGGTCCTGCTGGTGTCAGACCCCCCAAGGCTCCAGAGCCTCTGTAAGGATCACCTCCAGGGGCAGCTGCAGACCCTGGCTGCACATCCCATTGCCAACTTCCCTTTGCAGCGCTTACTGGATGCAATCACTACCCCGGAGCTG CTGTCCCCTGTGTTCGAGGAGCTGAGCCCTGCCCTGGAAGCCATACTAGCCCAGGGCCATCCAGGGGTGGTCGTTGCCCTGGTGGGAGCCTGCCGTAGAGTTGGGGCCCACCAAGCCAAGGTCTTGCAGCTGCTGTTGGAG GCGTTCCACTGTGCAGAGCCCTCATCCCGGCAAGTGGCCTGTGTGCCTCTCTTTGCCACTTTGATGGCTTATGAGGTGTACTATGGACtgatggaggaggaggggtcaGAGCCTGCGGAGCACCAG GAGGAagtggctgcagccagggcgCTGGGGGAAGTGACAGTCCTTGGCTCTCTACTGCTTCAGCATCTGCTGCATTTTTCCAACCCTGGTCTTATACTTCGAAGTCTGAGTGCCTTGACGGGACCACAGCTCCTGGCGCTGGCCCAAAGCCCTGCTGGTTCGCACGTGCTCGATGCCATCCTGACCAGCCCCTCTGTGACGCGCAAGCAGCGCCGCCGTGTGCTGCGGACCCTGAAG GGACAGTATGTGGCTCTGGCCTGCAGTCGCCATGGCAGCCGTGTGCTAGACGccatctggagtggagcagccttggGGGCCCGGAAGGAAATTGCTGCCGAACTAG GGGAACAGAACCAGGAGCTAATAAGAGACCCTTTTGGCCACCATGTGGCTCGAAATGTGGCCCTGACTACCTTCCTGAAGCGACGAGAGGCTTGGGAACAGCAGCAGAGTGCGGTGGCCAAGCGCAGGCGGGCACTGAACTCGATACTTGAAGACTGA